The following proteins are co-located in the Aquarana catesbeiana isolate 2022-GZ linkage group LG02, ASM4218655v1, whole genome shotgun sequence genome:
- the LOC141126508 gene encoding olfactory receptor 51I2-like, which translates to MQNSTLSSPLVLRLTFGTISDFNYVYGVIALLGFLMIIFSNLIIISTIYLNQSLHEPMYVFISALCTNGVYGSISFFPSLIVNLFSKSQTISYAACITQIFCIHSYVTCEMAMMTVMAYDRYVCICNPLRYAIMMNLTKAFRIIFGMWLYPFICITVQTLLTMRLPLCDNVILKIYCDNWSVVRLSCIDTTVNNIYGLFLTVKMLGVMLLLVILSYVKILKVCAKSKGTLLKAMQTCSPQLISFAIFVTDCIFEVILYRLGPTQVTYGLRVAMSLQCLVVPPFLNPLLYGIKMQAIKVRILQSFEEKISAKTNL; encoded by the coding sequence ATGCAGAATTCaactctctcttctcctctggtgCTAAGACTGACATTTGGCACAATTTCGGATTTTAATTATGTCTACGGGGTGATAGCATTGCTTGGCTTTTTGATGATCATTTTTTCCAACTTGATAATAATATCCACCATATATTTAAACCAGAGTTTGCATGAGCCCATGTATGTTTTTATATCTGCCCTCTGTACCAACGGCGTTTATGGAAGTATCTCATTTTTCCCCAGCCTAATCGTAAACCTGTTTTCTAAGTCTCAAACAATTTCCTATGCAGCTTGTATAACGCAAATCTTTTGCATCCATTCCTATGTGACCTGTGAGATGGCCATGATGACGGTCATGGCGTATGACCGTTACGTGTGCATATGCAACCCGTTGAGGTACGCCATCATGATGAACTTAACAAAGGCATTTAGAATAATTTTTGGCATGTGGCTTTATCCTTTTATCTGCATCACTGTGCAAACATTGCTGACAATGCGACTGCCTCTTTGTGATAATGTCATCCTGAAGATCTATTGTGATAACTGGTCGGTGGTGAGACTCTCCTGCATTGATACCACAGTCAACAACATTTATGGTCTGTTCCTTACTGTAAAAATGTTGGGGGTGATGCTGTTGCTGGTCATTTTATCTTACGTTAAAATTTTGAAGGTTTGTGCAAAGTCAAAGGGCACTCTTTTGAAAGCAATGCAGACCTGCTCTCCTCAACTGATATCTTTTGCAATTTTTGTTACTGACTGCATCTTTGAGGTTATACTCTATCGCTTGGGGCCTACCCAAGTAACCTATGGACTTAGAGTAGCCATGTCATTACAGTGCCTGGTGGTGCCACCATTTTTAAATCCTCTCCTTTATGGAATAAAGATGCAAGCAATAAAAGTGAGAATACTGCAgtcttttgaagaaaagataagtgCAAAAACAAATTTATAA